Proteins encoded in a region of the Nocardia asteroides genome:
- a CDS encoding metallophosphoesterase, translated as MILVAQVSDTHFDLGTRNAERVQRVMAFLAGLRRRPDAILVTGDVTESGKPEQYAEAKLAFHAETPVYAIPGNHDDRAGFRTGLLGEPTSDAPINHVHRIGDLTIALLDSSVPGEAGGRLAEETYRWLGEVLDAAPAGKPILLALHHPPAHLFSPIVDEISLADPQRLADLVAGDDRILAVLTGHAHSAATTTFGGRPLLVAPSTASVLSGEWELDLPDHVMDYAPDPAVSLHVIDDDHRLTTHFRSVPMSGRIGVQPA; from the coding sequence ATGATCCTGGTGGCTCAGGTCAGCGACACACATTTCGATCTCGGCACCCGCAACGCCGAACGTGTACAGCGGGTCATGGCGTTCCTCGCCGGCCTGCGCCGCAGACCCGATGCCATCCTGGTGACCGGCGACGTCACCGAATCCGGCAAACCCGAGCAGTACGCGGAGGCCAAGCTCGCGTTCCACGCCGAGACCCCGGTGTACGCCATCCCCGGCAATCACGACGACCGCGCCGGGTTCCGCACCGGCCTGCTCGGCGAGCCCACCTCCGACGCACCGATCAACCACGTGCACCGCATCGGCGATCTCACCATCGCGCTGCTGGATTCGAGCGTCCCGGGCGAGGCAGGCGGTCGACTTGCCGAGGAGACCTACCGGTGGCTGGGCGAGGTGCTCGACGCCGCGCCCGCGGGCAAGCCGATCCTGCTCGCGCTGCACCATCCCCCCGCGCACCTGTTCAGCCCGATCGTCGACGAGATCTCCCTCGCCGACCCGCAGCGGCTGGCCGACCTGGTCGCCGGTGACGACCGGATCCTCGCCGTGCTCACCGGCCACGCGCATTCGGCCGCGACCACCACGTTCGGGGGACGCCCGCTGCTGGTCGCCCCCAGCACCGCGTCGGTGCTGAGCGGCGAGTGGGAACTCGACCTGCCCGATCACGTCATGGACTACGCCCCTGACCCGGCGGTCTCGCTGCACGTCATCGATGACGACCACCGGCTCACCACCCATTTCCGGTCCGTTCCGATGAGCGGCCGGATCGGCGTGCAACCGGCCTGA
- a CDS encoding MarR family winged helix-turn-helix transcriptional regulator: protein MPNVRPDLAAMLVPLGRALMALELPVLERHELSMWGYAVLLGLDSEPVHTQAALAKAIGADKTRIIGVLDELQRRGLITREPDPADRRVNLVSLTDAGRDLRDRAQHDIQAGEDRLLERLPASDRRVFLRALRTLSDAVSEPPAS, encoded by the coding sequence ATGCCGAACGTCCGTCCCGATCTCGCCGCGATGCTCGTGCCGCTCGGCCGGGCGTTGATGGCCCTGGAGCTGCCCGTGCTGGAGCGCCACGAGCTGTCGATGTGGGGCTACGCCGTGCTGCTCGGCCTCGACTCCGAACCCGTCCACACCCAGGCGGCGCTGGCCAAGGCGATCGGCGCGGACAAGACCCGCATCATCGGCGTGCTCGACGAACTCCAGCGCCGGGGACTGATCACCCGCGAGCCGGACCCCGCGGACCGGCGGGTCAACCTGGTGTCGCTCACCGACGCGGGCCGCGATCTGCGCGACCGCGCCCAGCACGACATCCAGGCCGGCGAGGACCGCCTGCTCGAACGGCTTCCCGCATCGGACCGCCGCGTTTTCCTGCGCGCCCTGCGCACCCTCTCCGACGCGGTGTCCGAACCGCCCGCATCCTGA
- a CDS encoding TIGR03086 family protein, with protein MEDMRARHARSVRLTVDVVARVRPDQLDAETPCTGWRLRDLLEHMTAQNHGFAAAARGGDDPGVWAVRTSADPVAAYLASADDVVAAFAAQDVFERSLAFPEAPGHPVPATQAIGFHLVDSVVHAWDVARSIGETVTPDPAVAEAALNIALAVPDGPERSAPGSVFAPALSVPEQSSTLDRILLLLGRSPNWPS; from the coding sequence ATGGAAGATATGCGCGCCCGTCACGCCCGTTCGGTTCGATTGACCGTGGACGTCGTCGCCCGCGTGCGCCCTGATCAGCTGGATGCCGAAACCCCTTGCACTGGTTGGCGTCTACGTGACCTGCTGGAACACATGACCGCGCAGAATCACGGCTTCGCCGCTGCCGCGCGGGGCGGCGACGATCCCGGGGTCTGGGCTGTCCGCACGTCCGCCGATCCGGTCGCCGCCTATCTCGCCTCCGCCGACGACGTGGTCGCCGCCTTCGCCGCGCAAGACGTCTTCGAGCGCTCGCTGGCGTTTCCGGAAGCGCCTGGCCACCCTGTTCCCGCCACCCAGGCGATCGGCTTCCACCTGGTGGACAGCGTCGTCCACGCCTGGGACGTCGCACGATCGATCGGAGAAACCGTCACTCCCGATCCGGCCGTAGCCGAAGCGGCGCTGAACATAGCCCTCGCCGTCCCCGACGGCCCCGAACGGTCCGCCCCCGGTTCGGTCTTCGCGCCGGCGCTGTCCGTCCCGGAACAATCCTCGACGCTCGACCGCATCCTCTTGCTCCTCGGCCGCTCCCCGAACTGGCCGAGCTGA
- a CDS encoding RNA pseudouridine synthase produces MDTDWSQLRARSLVEEDAAILALHKPAGISVTGERHDTDLVELAAASGETLYPVHRIDKVTSGLILFAKELPAHGELTRQFNKQTADKAYLAVVAATGLPDSGVIDLPLSVGRKNRVRIAAPRESIRCREGRWFVEDTDLLPAKNYPSLTHFVTVLRAPAHTVLALRPVTGRRHQIRVHLAWTGHPIVGDPLFDRSGAHQRTYLHSWRLGLTASWRTPPELRLTAEPDTEFWGPPGESADPATLAHAAGLLPTLR; encoded by the coding sequence GTGGACACCGACTGGTCACAGCTGCGCGCGCGTTCCCTCGTCGAGGAGGACGCGGCGATTCTGGCTCTGCACAAACCCGCCGGAATCTCCGTCACCGGGGAGCGCCACGATACCGACCTCGTCGAGCTGGCGGCCGCCTCCGGTGAAACGCTCTATCCGGTGCACCGGATCGACAAGGTGACCTCCGGCCTGATCCTGTTCGCGAAGGAACTGCCCGCGCACGGCGAGCTGACCAGGCAGTTCAACAAACAGACCGCCGACAAGGCGTATCTGGCCGTCGTCGCGGCCACCGGCCTGCCCGATTCCGGCGTGATCGATCTGCCGCTCAGCGTGGGACGCAAGAACCGGGTGCGCATCGCGGCCCCGCGCGAAAGCATCCGCTGCCGGGAGGGCCGCTGGTTCGTCGAGGACACCGACCTGCTGCCCGCCAAGAACTATCCCTCGCTCACCCATTTCGTGACCGTGCTGCGCGCCCCGGCGCACACCGTCCTCGCGCTGCGCCCCGTCACCGGCCGCCGTCACCAGATTCGCGTCCATCTCGCCTGGACCGGACATCCGATCGTCGGCGACCCCTTGTTCGATCGCTCCGGCGCCCACCAACGGACCTACTTGCATTCCTGGCGCCTGGGCCTGACCGCCTCCTGGCGCACCCCGCCGGAACTGAGGTTGACCGCCGAACCCGACACCGAGTTCTGGGGCCCGCCGGGGGAATCCGCCGACCCGGCGACCCTCGCCCACGCCGCCGGCCTGCTGCCTACCCTCCGCTGA
- a CDS encoding adenylate/guanylate cyclase domain-containing protein — protein sequence MVPTERSELVRSIVESYLLDGARRYNRTEVAERSGTTTALTKRLWLALGFPSSIGDAAVDYADADVAAVRNFEQLTVLAAADTRQQSATARTLGQGMARLAEWQVDLVLAEIEERIASMDPAADPEEAVRIATEGAIATLEQLNIYAWRRHLAAALSRSLDPGTSAGESVRELAVGFADMVGYTRLTRHLHPDELSMLLEAFESTTTAAITENGGWVIKNVGDEVMFATESATEAARTALAIQESTMMVGGTPDLRVAIAYGPVLQRFGDLYGSVVNIASRLTGVARPGTVLIDDHAAAALEGDPSFTIKHLRSVRVRGFNRLRPHLLRRNGKNGR from the coding sequence ATGGTGCCCACCGAGAGGTCCGAGCTGGTGCGGTCGATCGTCGAGTCCTATTTGCTCGACGGAGCGCGCCGGTACAACCGCACCGAGGTCGCGGAGCGGTCCGGGACGACGACGGCGCTGACGAAGCGATTGTGGTTGGCGCTCGGTTTCCCGTCGAGTATCGGAGACGCGGCGGTCGACTACGCCGACGCCGACGTCGCCGCGGTTCGCAACTTCGAGCAGCTGACCGTCCTGGCCGCGGCGGACACCCGGCAGCAGTCGGCGACCGCGCGCACGCTCGGCCAGGGCATGGCGCGGCTGGCCGAATGGCAGGTGGACCTGGTGCTGGCGGAGATCGAGGAGCGCATCGCGAGCATGGACCCCGCCGCCGATCCGGAGGAGGCCGTGCGCATCGCCACCGAAGGCGCCATCGCCACGCTCGAGCAGCTGAACATCTACGCGTGGCGACGGCATCTCGCCGCGGCGCTGTCGCGCTCGCTCGACCCGGGGACGAGCGCGGGTGAGTCGGTGCGCGAATTGGCCGTCGGTTTCGCCGACATGGTCGGCTACACCAGGCTGACCAGGCATTTGCACCCCGACGAGCTGTCCATGCTGCTCGAGGCGTTCGAATCCACCACCACCGCCGCCATCACCGAGAACGGCGGATGGGTGATCAAGAACGTCGGCGACGAAGTCATGTTCGCCACCGAGAGCGCCACCGAGGCCGCCCGCACCGCCCTGGCCATCCAGGAGTCGACCATGATGGTCGGCGGCACCCCGGACCTGCGCGTCGCCATCGCCTACGGCCCGGTCCTGCAACGCTTCGGAGATCTGTACGGCTCGGTGGTGAACATCGCGTCCCGGCTCACCGGCGTCGCGCGGCCGGGCACCGTCCTGATCGACGACCACGCCGCCGCCGCGTTGGAGGGCGACCCTTCGTTCACCATCAAGCACCTGCGCAGCGTCCGGGTGCGCGGCTTCAATCGCCTGCGCCCGCACCTGCTCCGCCGTAACGGCAAGAACGGCAGGTAG
- a CDS encoding epoxide hydrolase, with the protein MSHERSRGVEKRPFPLESTPIHVSDEVLTDLRRRLELTRWPVDAGNEDWSYGVSRTYLQELVEYWRTDYDWRAAEAAINAYEHYFVETDGVPVHFMRKPGAGPNPTPLLLTHGWPWTFWHWAKVVDPLADPAAFGGDPADAFEVIVPSFPGFGFSAPLPDNPDMNFWKVADLWHVLMTETLGHTKYAAAGCDVGALVTGQLGHKYADELYGIHIGSGQKLTLFDGDRGWDITGGRPIPDGLPADVRARIIALERRFAVHLAAHVLEPSTLAYGLSDSPAGLLAWILQRWVSWSDNGGDIESVFGKDDLLTHAMIFWVTNSIGSSIRTYANNNRYPWRPSHDRQPPVEAPTGITFVGYENPRGVTTDRRVQSFLDSDRGDWYNHVNLTAHHHGGHFIPWEIPAEWVDDLRRTFRGRTPSTTT; encoded by the coding sequence GTGAGTCATGAGCGTTCCCGTGGAGTCGAGAAGCGGCCGTTCCCGCTGGAGTCCACGCCCATTCATGTGTCCGACGAGGTGCTCACCGACCTGCGGCGACGACTCGAGCTGACGCGCTGGCCGGTCGACGCGGGTAATGAGGACTGGTCCTACGGCGTATCGCGGACCTATCTCCAGGAACTGGTCGAGTACTGGCGCACCGATTACGACTGGCGCGCCGCCGAGGCCGCGATCAACGCTTACGAGCACTACTTCGTCGAGACCGACGGCGTGCCGGTGCATTTCATGCGAAAGCCGGGCGCCGGGCCGAACCCGACTCCGTTGCTCCTCACCCACGGGTGGCCATGGACATTCTGGCACTGGGCGAAGGTTGTCGACCCGCTGGCCGACCCCGCGGCATTCGGCGGCGACCCTGCCGATGCGTTCGAGGTGATCGTCCCCTCGTTCCCCGGGTTCGGATTCTCCGCGCCGCTGCCGGACAACCCGGACATGAACTTCTGGAAGGTCGCCGACCTCTGGCACGTTCTCATGACCGAGACGCTCGGTCATACGAAGTACGCCGCGGCGGGCTGTGATGTCGGCGCGCTGGTCACGGGGCAGCTCGGGCACAAGTACGCCGACGAGTTGTACGGCATCCACATCGGCTCCGGCCAGAAGCTCACCCTGTTCGACGGCGACCGCGGTTGGGACATCACCGGCGGCAGACCCATTCCGGACGGCCTGCCCGCCGACGTGCGCGCCCGGATCATCGCGCTGGAACGGCGCTTCGCCGTCCACCTGGCCGCGCATGTGCTCGAACCGAGCACCCTCGCCTACGGCTTGTCCGACTCGCCCGCCGGACTGCTCGCCTGGATCCTGCAACGCTGGGTGAGCTGGAGCGACAACGGCGGCGACATCGAGTCCGTCTTCGGCAAGGACGACCTGCTCACCCACGCGATGATCTTCTGGGTCACCAACTCCATCGGCTCTTCGATCCGCACCTACGCCAACAACAATCGCTACCCGTGGCGCCCTTCGCACGACCGGCAGCCCCCCGTCGAGGCTCCCACCGGCATCACCTTCGTCGGCTACGAGAACCCGCGCGGCGTCACCACCGACCGCCGGGTGCAAAGCTTCCTCGACAGCGACCGCGGCGATTGGTACAACCACGTCAACCTCACCGCCCACCACCACGGCGGGCACTTCATCCCGTGGGAAATACCGGCCGAATGGGTCGACGACCTCCGCCGCACCTTCCGCGGACGCACTCCGTCCACCACCACCTAG